One Brassica oleracea var. oleracea cultivar TO1000 chromosome C7, BOL, whole genome shotgun sequence genomic window carries:
- the LOC106306170 gene encoding protein PHR1-LIKE 1-like produces MEADDGGNNSSHASKQRLRWTHELHERFVDAVAQLGGPDRATPKGVLRVMGVQGLTIYHVKSHLQKYRLAKYLPDSSSEGKKTDKKESGDVLSGLDGSPGTQITEALKLQMEVQKRLHEQLEVQRQLQLRIEAQGKYLKKIIEEQQRLSGALGESSGPVTGESDPATPAPTSEFPLQGKSGKECEPDKSLSVDESHSSYREALTPDSGCNVGSQDESAGEERSSKKPRLMRGGAAGYTNEMVVAHPILESGMNASYHQSDHALAFDHPSTSLLGAEDGLDKVSEDVL; encoded by the exons ATGGAAGCTGACGACGGTGGGAACAATTCTAGTCATGCTTCCAAACAACGTTTGCGTTGGACGCATGAGCTACATGAACGCTTCGTTGATGCCGTGGCTCAACTTGGTGGTCCTGACA GAGCTACACCTAAAGGCGTTCTTAGAGTGATGGGTGTACAAGGTTTAACTATATATCATGTCAAGAGTCACTTACAG AAATATCGTCTTGCAAAGTATCTGCCAGATTCGTCGTCTGAGG GGAAGAAAACCGATAAGAAAGAATCTGGAGATGTGCTCTCTGGGTTGGACGGTTCACC GGGAACACAGATAACTGAAGCCCTCAAGTTGCAGATGGAAGTTCAGAAACGATTGCACGAGCAACTAGAA GTGCAAAGACAGCTGCAACTCAGGATAGAAGCACAAGGGAAGTACTTAAAGAAGATAATTGAAGAGCAACAGCGACTCAGTGGAGCTCTTGGCGAATCCTCAGGCCCAGTAACAGGCGAATCAGATCCTGCAACCCCTGCCCCAACATCCGAGTTTCCCCTCCAGGGTAAATCTGGCAAAGAATGTGAGCCAGACAAGAGCCTTTCAGTTGACGAGTCTCATTCATCTTACCGGGAGGCACTGACACCAGACTCTGGGTGTAACGTTGGGTCTCAAGACGAGAGCGCAGGAGAAGAGAGATCATCAAAGAAGCCTAGATTGATGAGAGGAGGTGCAGCTGGTTATACGAATGAGATGGTAGTGGCGCACCCAATACTAGAATCAGGCATGAACGCTTCTTACCATCAGTCAGACCATGCTCTCGCCTTTGACCATCCATCTACATCACTGTTAGGGGCTGAAGATGGATTGGACAAGGTTTCTGAAGACGTTCTCTGA